DNA sequence from the Hyphomicrobiales bacterium genome:
GAGACGGCTTCGCCGATGGTGGTGGCCTCGTTGGTTCCGTGGATTCGATACAGTGTCGAGCCGATATAGAGCGCCCGCGCGCCGAGCGGATTGTCCGGGCCGCCGGGCATGTAGGCCGGCAGGAAGGGCTGGCGGATGCGCATCTGTTCCGGCGGCACCCAATCCGGCCATTCCGCCTTGCGGCTGACGCTGTGCGTGCCGGACCACTCGAAGCCCGGCCGGCCGACGCCGACCCCGTAGCGGACCGCCGTGCCGCCCTCCTGAACGAGATAGAGGAAGCGGCGCTCGGTATCGATCAGGATGGTGCCGGGCGGGTGCGACGATTGCACCTTAACCACCTGGCGCGCATAGACCGTACGGTCGCGGGACGCCGGCGCCCTGGCGTCGGTGCGGGCGGCAAACTGGGCCGAGCCCCAAATCACCACCGGCCCGGCCGGGTCCTGGATGCGCGCGGCGGCGGCCGGCTGCGACGTCATATAGGCGATGGCGGCGGCCAGCAACGTGGCGAAAACTACAGGCTTGGCGGTAACGCCCTTCGAACGATCCGTCATACTCACTTGCCGCCGGCGCGGCGGCACCTCCCGTCACCCTGAACACATGGAGCGCGGCATTGCGCGCATCGCCGGCATTTTCGGCGGCAACCGCAAGGAATTGGTGAAAGCCAAGGCAAAGAACTGATTTCATTGAATCTTTGGTTAGCAAAGATTTGCCGGCCTAAGCCAGGTACGGCGCGAGGAACGGACCCGGTCCTAGCCGCCCGTCTGGCCGCGCAGGATCTGCCAGACCTCCTGGTACTTCCGGGAAAAACCGGAGCAGCTTCCCCCCGCCGCGCGGCTCGGCGGCTTGAGGGCGGTCAGCACCGCCTTCACCCCGTAGGCGTCGCGCAGCCGGTTGAACTCCGCCGTGCCGCCGGCGCGCCGCCGGAGATAGTTCATGGCGGCGCGTCCGAAATCGTTGGTGTCCTGCTGCCTGCAATAGATCGCCGCGGCATGGAGTTCCCCCCACAGCTCGGCCTTCTCCATCAGCGTCTCCGCCACCGCCGGGCCCGAAAGGCCGGGGACCGCGAGCAAAGCCGCGAGGAAAATGACCGCCAACCGCATCCTACCTCTCCGCACCGTCTTCCGAAGGGCCGCCAAAAGATAGCATGACCGCGCCCCGGCCGCGCAACCGGCGGCTGCGTTGATCTTGTTCCGGGCCGGATAATGCTCTAAACCCCGCAGCCTATACCGCCGGATAGTCGATGATGGCCCCACAGGCGGGCGATTTCCAAGGATTCCAGGGCGTTGACATGGGTAAGGACAAGAAAGCGGCGCGCGTATCGGCTCGTCTGCCGCGTGGCTTTGCCGACCGCGGGCCGGCCGAGCTTGCCGCCCAGCGTGTCCTGCTGGAGACGATCCGGCGCGTCTATGAGCGCTACGGCTTCGAGCCGGTCGAGACGCCGCTCATCGAGTACACCGACGCGCTCGGCAAGTTCCTGCCCGACGAGGACCGGCCGAACGAGGGCGT
Encoded proteins:
- a CDS encoding L,D-transpeptidase produces the protein MTDRSKGVTAKPVVFATLLAAAIAYMTSQPAAAARIQDPAGPVVIWGSAQFAARTDARAPASRDRTVYARQVVKVQSSHPPGTILIDTERRFLYLVQEGGTAVRYGVGVGRPGFEWSGTHSVSRKAEWPDWVPPEQMRIRQPFLPAYMPGGPDNPLGARALYIGSTLYRIHGTNEATTIGEAVSSGCIRMLNEDVIDLYNRVDVGTKVVVF
- a CDS encoding ATP phosphoribosyltransferase regulatory subunit, whose amino-acid sequence is MGKDKKAARVSARLPRGFADRGPAELAAQRVLLETIRRVYERYGFEPVETPLIEYTDALGKFLPDEDRPNEGVFSFRDDDEGQEARSGPAATGKGEWLSLRYDLTAPLARYVAE